In one window of Acanthopagrus latus isolate v.2019 chromosome 15, fAcaLat1.1, whole genome shotgun sequence DNA:
- the LOC119034046 gene encoding uncharacterized protein LOC119034046, with translation MLKQCPLLSKQYYCMPLRPGCYGACLLFKTCPGIIISLQDIEGEACPLRLLSSLTSDHLEIYHDDCISALGQFHRRKDAWCAVSPSGRAQQEPGQTPGQQDLHSPPGSQCIVRLTVRLVPPRSVLYVERSTAGRRKRPRESSSGGSDEPPARRLREGAAVLPVQSFSPQPSTSASQLSTSSGYSDSDLSDSDSSSLPLFLSDFSDSDSSSPPLFLSDSSDSDSSSQPSSSVSQPSSSVSQPSIPNRFSMFSFLYGLSGRHAADFSPSVLMSVAEMFLERVVDSPYSREM, from the exons ATGCTTAAGCAGTGCCCTCTGCTGTCCAAGCAATACTACTGCATGCCTCTGAGGC CTGGTTGCTATGGAGcctgtttactttttaaaacttgtcCAGGGATCATCATTTCACTTCAAGATATTGAAGGAGAAGCTTGCCCACTACGACTGCTATCAAGCCTCACAAGCGACCACCTAGAAATTTACCACGACGATTGCATTTCAGCTCTTGGACAGTTTCATCGCAGAAAAG ATGCCTGGTGTGCTGTCTCACCCAGCGGGAGAGCCCAGCAGGAGCCTGGACAGACCCCAGGCCAGCAGG ATCTTCATTCGCCGCCTGGATCACAATGTATCGTTCGGCTGACCGTACGTTTGGTTCCGCCTCGGTCTGTGCTTTACGTGGAGCGATCA ACTGCTGGGAGAAGGAAGAGACCGAGGGAGAGCAGCTCTGGAGGCTCGGACGAACCTCCTGCGAGAAGACTCCGTGAGGGTGCTGCTGTCCTGCCTGTCCAGAGCTTCAGCCCTcagccctccacctctgcctctcaGCTCTCCACCTCTTCAGGCTATTCTGATTCAGATTTGTCTGATTCTgattcctcctctcttcctctcttcctctcagatttttctgattctgattcctcctctcctcctctcttcctctcagattcatctgattctgattcttc ctctcagccctcctcctctgtctctcagccctcctcctctgtgtctcagcCCTCCATCCCTAATAGATTTTCTATGTTCAGTTTTCTCTACGGCCTCTCCGGGCGCCATGCGGCTGATTTCTCACCCTCTGTTCTCATGTCAGTTGCAGAGATGTTTCTGGAACGGGTGGTGGACAGTCCATACAGCCGTGAGATGTGA